The Caldisericia bacterium genome contains the following window.
AATAACTTTTAATCTTGCAATTGATAAAGTTTTATATATTGATGAATTTAAACCTTTTGAAGAAAATAGGGTTAAGGTTTTATCTTCGCTTCCAGGTGGAAAAGGAGTTAATGTTGCGAGATGCTTAAGGTCTTTAAATAAAATTTCAACAGTTGCAGGTTTTGTCGGAGGGTATAATGGTAATTTCATAAAAGAAGGTTTAAAAAAAGAGGGTATTTATAGTCTTTTAGTTGAAATTGAAAACGAAAATAGAATTTGTAACATATTAGTTGAAAAGTGCGGAAGAGTTACTGAAATATACGAAATAGGACCTAAAATTAGCGATGAAAAAGTGGAAGAGTTAATAGAAATTATTCAAAAAAGAGAAGAAAGTTATCAATATATAATTATTTCTGGAAGTATACCTCAAGGAGTAAATGAAAAACACATTTTTAAAATTCTTGAAACTTTTAAAAATAGAAAAATTTTTATAGATATGCATGGAGATATATTAATAAAAATTCTAGAAAAGTTTGAAATTTTCTTTTTAAAAATAAATGAAAACGAATTTAAAAAAACATTTCAAGTTAATACAGTTAATAAAGAAATTTTTATAAACACATTTAAAAATTATAATATTTTTTTACCAGTTATAACTTTAGGCAAAGAGGGTTCAATTTTTTTGTATAAAGGAGTCTTATATAGAATAAGATCAGATTATGAAGTTAAAGTTGTTAATTCAGTAGGTGCAGGTGATGCTTTTATGGGTGGATTTGTTTATGGAGTTGATGAGGGTATGAATATATTTGATGCATTAAAGTTTGGCACATCAGCATCAATAAGTAATCTCTCTTTTTATGAAGGTGGTAAAGTTAATAAAGATGAAGTTGAAGAAATTTTTAAAAAGATAAATATTACATTAATGGAGGAATGAGATATGAATAAATTTTTATGGGGAACTGCAACATCAAGTCATCAAGTTGAAGGTGGAAATTTTAACAATGATTGGTGGTTATGGGAGAAGATGGGAAAGATAAAAACTCAAGATTCTTCTCATCCTTCGTGCGATCATTATCATCTTTATAAAGATGATTTTAAATTAATCAAATTTTTAAACAATAACTCTTATAGATTTTCAATTGAATGGTCAAGAATTGAAAAAGAAGAAGGAAAATTTGATGAAAAGGAAATCGAACACTATATTGATATGCTTGAGGAATTAAAAAAATTAGAAATTGAACCCATTTTAACTCTTCACCATTTTACTATTCCAATTTGGTTTTATAATAAGGGTGGTTTTTTAAACGATGAATCACCCAAAATTTTTGCGAGATTTGTTAAAAAAGTAGTTCCATATTTTAAAAGTTATGTAAAATATTGGATAACTATTAATGAACCATTAGTTTTAGCAGTTTTAGGATATATTTTTGGATGGTGGCCTCCTGGAATAAAAAATTTCAGAACCGGACTTAAAGTTGCAAAAAATTTAA
Protein-coding sequences here:
- a CDS encoding PfkB family carbohydrate kinase, with the translated sequence MILIITFNLAIDKVLYIDEFKPFEENRVKVLSSLPGGKGVNVARCLRSLNKISTVAGFVGGYNGNFIKEGLKKEGIYSLLVEIENENRICNILVEKCGRVTEIYEIGPKISDEKVEELIEIIQKREESYQYIIISGSIPQGVNEKHIFKILETFKNRKIFIDMHGDILIKILEKFEIFFLKINENEFKKTFQVNTVNKEIFINTFKNYNIFLPVITLGKEGSIFLYKGVLYRIRSDYEVKVVNSVGAGDAFMGGFVYGVDEGMNIFDALKFGTSASISNLSFYEGGKVNKDEVEEIFKKINITLMEE